The genomic stretch CGTGTGTGTCGGCAGATACTTGTGTCTAGTACTGTGGTCTCTCCATCCCCGAATGTGCAGTCCCTGAAAGATTAATGCTCTGGAGAAGTAGAAAACCCCTGCAATGAGCTCAGcactatctctctccctctgtctctgctctcacaACGACCTGAAGTTCTTATCAACCTAACCCTCCATCCTTTCTTACTGTAGATCAATGAACTGTAGTCATGCACAGTTTTTTGTTAATCTTCTGCTTATAGATCAGTTTCTGGACTGGTACCCTGTCATTTCTGATCTTAATTCACTTCATTGGGTTTTCCAACCTCAAGTATTGACCTGGCTGAAGTTATCTGCACTTTCCTGATCGTTTGTCAAATGATGATATAGAAGAGCAGTCTGTCTGCACGGGTCACAGCACAGTGAGCCTCAGGGTGACTGGTTGTTCGATGGCCATTTAGTACAACAGCGTGTTAGATAAGTGGCTATGTGATGGAAAGGGaactgtagttgtttttttgggtttggCTGACACGTTGAATAAATATAGACAAGCAATTACTGGTAAAATGCACAGATATGAGATGCCATGTAATGCATATTGTCATGTTGCagaagtagtagaagtataaCCCAATTTTAGGATTTCATTACTCATTTTTGCTAATATTAGTATGTTAAATagaattaataatgaatgagaggtattttaaattaaattccacACATTTGATTGGAATCGCTCAACGGTAGACGTGACTTAGCAAATACAGAACGATGGAGCTGCAGAGGACTGTTGGCCTCCACGTTCAACTCACTCACCTGCTTTGTGAGGGGGAGGATGAGggtgaaaataataaatcagagCTGTAATGTAAGCAGAAATGTAAAGGGACCATTAAAAGAAGTGACTCATGTGACATATTGGGACCCTACTTTTCCCCTCATGACTCATAGACCTGAGGTTCCCAGACATGAGGTCCGcagtattaattattattttgtcacataTTTAGCATGTAATAAATGAGGGATAGGATGAGCACTTAgggaatgtatttttatgtactTATATTTAAAGTAGTTAGGATCTAGTAGAGTGATTTATAATGCGAGTGTGCTTGTGCATGTGCCCGTGTGTTCGACCCCAGTGGACATGTGGTCAGTCGGCTGCATCTTTGGAGAGGTGATAAGAGGGACAGTGCTGTTCTCTGGGACTGACCGTATCCTTCCGACCTTCCACTGCTTTATCACTCTGTTTCACATGTAAAACTGAATATCGAAGAAAGCCCCATGGCATTTTCTAGAGGGCAAGTTGCATTCAGGTGCGTGATGTTTCAAGACATAAATAACTCCAAACACAGCGGCGCGCCGTGTCTTTTTGGCACTGCCACCTCTGGCTGTCTGAGTGAAACCAACAACTTGCTAAAGAGTCATGGATAAGAACCTTAGTGGATGAGAAAAAATTGCCTCTCATCATAGTGTGGATCATAGCCAATGTGCAacggtgacaaaaaaaaaaaaaaaaaggaggtggAAGTGTGCAGCGTTCCAGCAAGATGAAGTAACGGGGATCTCTGGTGGCCCTGGCAGCTAACTGCCTCGACTGGCACCCTCTGTGAGAACtaagggagggggagggggagtcaTTTGCAGTGTGTGGAGGGTTAAGAGAGGAAGCATTCGTTGCCAACACGGAAGGGAATCACAAGCTGACACACCCCGAAACCGttcatacacaaaaacacaaccacatgCTTCATGTCTCTTGTTAATAATAATCCTGCTTATATTGGGTTCATTAGCAGGTCTGTTCTTTTATGACCCAATGGGTATTCAGTAGGTATTTCATCTATATTAAGCAGATACTAAATGAATGGGTTGTATGACATAATAGAGCACTGGAGATCTATTGGATTCCCAAGAAAATAATAATCCcaacaaaacagtgtttttggGGAAAGTGAAGGTAATAGAAATGAAGGAAATCTGGCGCATACAGAGGTCAAATTCTCTTCACTTAATAAGACAAACTTCAACCCTTTGTCATTTCCCACAGATGCATGTTTTGGGGTTAGATGGGACTCATCTGTttgagaacaaaaataagagcTTGATGCGACTTGGGGGTCTTGCTTTTTAGCAGTCCAGTTGTTTGTATCTTTGCTGATGATATTGTGTCCAACAGACCcagttctttatttatttatttatttaaacattattcattttacttGGTCTCACAACCTCCATTTTCATCAGTCAAACATTTTACGAGTTAATCAAAAGACAACCATGTTTGTCCTGAATACATAGACAACTGTATTGTGTGGTAGTAATACCTGAGTGGACACTGAGGCCTACAGGATGCTGTATATCCCACGTGTGTGTTTCCCTTAATCCTGACCCGCCACACCAGATATCGACCAGTGGAACAAGGTGATTGAGCAGCTGGGCACACCCTCACCAGAGTTCATGAAGAAGCTTCAGCCCACAGTGAGGAACTACGTCGAGAACCGGCCAAAGTATGCAGGGCTCACCTTCCCCAAGCTCTTCCCCGACTGCCTTTTCCCTGCTGACTCTGAGCACAACAAACTCAAAGGTGAGAACTTGGACTGCCTGAATGGACCGTACTTTAGCCATTTTATTAGATTGTAGTTAGATTATTTGACTAATAGAATTTGAAATCTCTGCATGTGCTATGCTGGGATTCTGTAATGTAGAGCTCTGCAGTATTTCAGGGAGGATCTCACAAAGTAGGTAAGAACTTCGTAATATCAGTCATAGGACTCTTAGGATGAACATCTTTGTTAACTACAGAAGCCCTGAAACATAAGGTGTAGAAAAAATACAGTGTATctcccatatatatatatgtatatatatacatatacatacatgttcCTCTAACTCAGCGCACATCAATATTCTGCTGTTCTCCTCACCCgttctgtttatatatatatatatatatatatatatatatatatatataaaaggaataacatttttgtttgttcaacttttgcccccaaaaaataataattgtatttcacattttgcCTTTGGGCCTCCACATTTAATGAACCCCACTCTGTGGCCCTCAGTGAATGCAATCTATTCTTATGCAGAGTGTTAACCAagacataatttattttttcctagAGCATTCTCTCCTCCcagcattttaaaaagaggaaattCCTTCCATTGAGATATagaaaaatatgctttttttcccGTCGCCCTGCTCCTGCATCAAAGCTCCTGTCTGGTAAAGTTCTCATGAATCACTTTTGTATTCATGGCTGCTCCCCGCTGGAGTGACAGTGTTAAAGGAAATGCagcttagagagagagagggagggagggagatagtGTGGGAGGGTTGTGAGGCCGGACTGAAGTGCTgctgttttgtatgttttgtaggTAGGAACTGAGACAGACATCCTTTGGGCTTTGGTTATTTTGAACCGTGTGAGGGAGACACAGACCGACAGTACTCGAGGATAGAGGGAGATGGGATGATGTATGGAATAAGGAGAGGTGGAAGGAGAGCCGTAGAGGAGTCGTTTTACAGGTTTACCATCCGTTTGTTATTGACGTGCTGATGCTGAGGAGAACTGCAGTGGTTGCGCCCCGGCTCATCTATCTTTCTGTTCAGAGTCTCCAGTCCTTCGCTGACGTAGAGCTATTTATAATGGGGTCAGTGTGTGTAGGAGAAGAGACAGTGTGTGGTTTAAGGGTTCTCAATTTTCGGATCATTCCAAAGAAGGCTTGAGCGACTGCTGATGCTGGTGCCATTCTTGTATGTTGAGAagctaaatgttttaaataaaaaactttgcATTCTTCATACTGATGTCCTTATAAAACTACATTTAGAAAGACACAATTTGGAGCAGGTGACTTCTTAGATTTAATACATTACTTCACATCGACCTGTAACAAGTAGCACCAATACAATTTGCATTAATTAGAAATAAACAGTACATACATATTATCAATTTTGCAGTAAATACTCTATTTCCAAAGCTCTCACTCtgtaaaaagtgtgtgtttgttcgcTAACCCACATATGATTGAGGCTTTGTGAGATTCTGGTTCCCTTTGACAAGCTGCAGTTGATTATTATTCTctgacatttctctctcttcctcccgtTCTGCCTTATTGTGTTCCAGTTTCCTTTTGGCATATTATTAGCAGAGAGAGGAATATTGTCTTGCCTCGTTATCAAAaccacatgtttttttccttccttttcaaACCACAGCTAGCCAGGCCAGAGACCTGCTGTCTAAGATGCTGATCATCGATCCTGCGAAACGGATATCGGTGGACGATGCCTTACAGCACCCCTACATAAACGTTTGGTATGATCCGGCTGAGGTGGAGGCGGTAAGTAGGCCTTTTGTCAGAGCAGTACATTGAGTACCATCCAAAGCTCCATCCTCTCCTCACTGTCTTTGATTGGTCAGCACTGTTTACTTTGTATTTGAGTTGGCGTACAAAAAAATAACGGTTATGATGACTCCcctcattttattattattatttttaatcaaaagcACTTATAACAAATGTACAACACTTATATTGAAGTTTAAACTACAGTCTGTTCTGGATCAGTGTTAATTGCTGCATCAGTTCATTTATGATTGTGTTTAAACATTTTGGTTCAcatcttattttaattttccTCTCACTcatggttttcatttttataccTGAACTCGAATACTTTTTTCTGTTcagcaaaaagaaacattgatTTTTAGGACTCGTAAGATAAAGACTATTTGTAAAAGAGCGACTTAGTGCATTGTTCTGTTTTGTAATGTAAGAGTGGTGGTGTTTCTGGTTGAAGTCTAAGTTCTTCATCAGTGCCTCATTAGTATGAGGTGACAGTGAGATTGGGAAAAAGAGCCATCTGCAGCACAATACAGTTGCATAGATACCACTTCTACTTGCAGCAATACACTAAAGAGTAAATGACCAGCTGATGCATTTCAGCGTTAAATATCCTGCTGGTTAAAACTAGCTTTTGTACAGACGCCAACACACCTCCATTGTAGTTCATCTTCAGAGGATTTCATGACTTTGCACTTGACCAACTTGTTTAGCTGTTGATGGTTTTCTATGATGATACTGTTGTTAGAGTTGATGTGGTTTGTATGACATGGCTGTGAATggcatttaaacacattttctgctgttttccCTTTCTCTAATGTCATCTCATGCTGATGAAGGCCAGAGATCTCATCCAAATATCCATGGTAAATAACAACCGCCCTacatcaaagaaaataatatagtGGGTCTTTTGTTCATAACGACTGAAGAGAGACgattaaaggagacatatttGGTTCAGCACTGTCAATCATGAATTatgattaaaacaacaaaatgataatagaatagaatacaaACTGCATATTTGTTATGGATCTTTATTAGGAAAACTTCTTACATTCTGTCTTGCTTTAACTCCTGAATGCAGACATGTAACTGTCCCTGCAAGGTCATGTCAGAGAGGTTTATGGGTGGTCCTGTCACATGACGTGAGATAACGGTGCCAGAGTCCGGGGCAGGATCCCAAGGGTTGACTGatggcatgtgtgtgtcctgttAGATAAAATGACAACCCTGTGGGGAAAGGATATAGGCTCTTTAGCCGGACAACCCACCAGATTTCCTCTAATCTCCCTGTCTGTCAGGAATCCAATGCTGATTTCTCTGtaatattttgataaatgtgacatacaatgtattttgtatttatgtaaatcACCATTTGATGTGATGACGGCTATATAAAGCAcagactgttttattttatgtgatttacattatttatttccttcataATCCACATGAGCCTACTTTGAAACCCAGCATGTCTTTGTTTGCACATGTTAAAGTGTCAATTTAATGGCAggatgtgtttctgttgtgcatttttttttttactttcccatctttgtatttatttgtcaacAATTGCATTTTGCTAAATTTGATGCATCATTATGTAAacttgtatttgtatatgtCTGGATTTTCCACCCGGAGATATCAGCCGTATAAATGTCAAGCTAAATTAATCACGTTGAGTGGGTTGTTAGCTAAACCGTTACTAAGACTTTTATACTCTCTCCCGTTTAGCCTCCACCTGCGATCTACGACAAGCAGCTGGATGAAAGAGAACACTCCATTGATGAATGGAAAGGTGAGGATTACTTATTTAAACCATAAACAGATACtgtttttaaacactttatatgttttaataaccTCCTCTCTTATCTTTGCTCCTCATTTACAGAACTAATTTACAAAGAGGTGATGAACTTTGAGGAGAGAACGAAGAATGGCGTAGTGAAGGGACAGCCTTCACCTTCAGGTACTCTCAGTGCATAACCCTAATCGCTCTGTAAGTGAATTTACTATAACCTTACTGGAGTTACTTGTAAATAGAGAAACCCATCGTGTTGTTGACcatgtgtctctgtcttttgcatctcctttttttttttaaagttaaacgttgttcagtgtatttgtgtatttgttaaatGGTATTATTGTTTGACAGCTAATAAGTAATTGCTAAGCTTGCCTCTTAATATATTTGATAGCAGACGCTGTGTGCACTttaatgagtgtgtatgtgtaaatgtataACATGTCATGACTTAAGATTTGGGTCCTTTGGGGTCCATCACAGGACATTTCAGTCCTCAGCTGCAGGTGACATTTTAAACTGTTCTGCTGTCTGCTAAGGACCTCCAAACACATTAAATGCTGTTCTCATTGTTTGCCACATGGAGGCAGTATTGGGTCATGTTAGCACAGTGACCAGGCCGCCCAGACATCACTGTCAAAATCGATTATTGTTTTGTGAAAGAACAGCAGGCATTctccattaaaaaacacacacaaaaaaaaatccattttggAGAGTAGAAAAGCAAACTGAAGCTAACTCCTGCAGAGACATTAGCATCTGCTAACCAGGAGAGGTAACGGCCACATGTTAGTTAAAGGGGATTTAAAAATGCAGTGAAGTCTGAACTCCGTCTCACACAATACACAATACCAACCCAGTGTATAGGAACCCTCTTCTTGCCTTGagtatgttttttgttgcatCTCTTCAAGCTGACATATTAAAAAGGAAAGATGACAACATAGTCAGTGAAGTATTCATCGCAGCATTAATTTAACACATAATGCAACAGCTATACGTTTCATCTCTTCATCTTTACTCTGTTTCTCACACCGCAGCAGACACAGTGCAGGAGCCGCAGACGGCagtgttttactgcagcaggaaaacacaagAGTTTATTGACACGCGATGCATCAGTCGTAACCAGACTGGCCCTGGAGCTCTTTCTGTGgtactgcgtgtgtgtgtgttagagataGTAGCATCTTAAAAGATGTAATCATTATTTATAGAGATAGCACCGGGCCAGTGCTACAGTATTTTTATACTTGTATTATCTGTTATGTATTATAAACACATTACCTATCCTGGACTACAAAGATGAAAAGGTAGTTCACTTGAGTGCAGAGGGCGGCTCTAAAGTAAGATTGAGAAAAACCTTCAGGCCTTATTAGTGGTGACACAACAAAAGCTATAATCTCCCATCACAAGCTTTAGCCAGAGTGTCTCCCTAAATTAGTCTTCATTAAATTATGATTAACAAGCTTCAATAATCTTATGCTCAAATCATCTTTAAGATTAAGATTTTGATTCATATTGCACCCGCATGGTGACTTTTAACAGATATTtctaatgtatttaatgtgagTAGACTTAGAAGTGAAGTGACAGCTGTAATTAATGCCAGCCATTAATCctgctttgttctgtttttattttgggtcAGCTGAAGTACCCACCGGCCTCCATTAAGCAATTACCTCCAACCGggaacagacacaaacagcagattTACGGTTTCCCAGCACTGTACATGTCCTCTGTGAATAAAAAACGTGGCTGTTTTTCAATCTCCTCATACTGGCTTCACACGTATGTTCTCATCCTTTTAAGCAGAACCCACTCACTGAGGATTGGTGCTGTCCAAACCCACTGAGGTTGAGCGCTGTGGTTCCTTGACACCCTCTGATTCTCCATTTTAAAAATGGAGACCCTTAATAATGTGTTAAACCTTAAATTGACCTTTTCTATTAATGATTGAGTTCAGTTAGAGGATTGTCTTTACAGTCGCATGTCAGGTGCAGAAAGAGTCAGTTCATGCAAGAAAATCATCAATCAGAGATGTTGAAGGTCGTTGATGAAGAGTTAATCACATGATTAATGACAGAATAACAGCTGAGTGGACTGAATAAAGAGCTTTaatgaagttttaaaaaaaagtttaaagccACCTGCTTCCACCTTTGACTTCAAACCAGATCAATATGAGAAAATAGGattgtaattaaaaacaaacagtgaccCAGCCATAGCAGACACCTTTAGTGATCCGTGAATCATAAACGCTGTCATAGCAACACATCTTTAGggcatcaaaataaaataacaatatgcCAGTATAAGATAAAATCCTATCAAAGGTTTATACTGAAACTATCTAGTAGCTATTTGCTGACATGTAATGCAAGCCCACCGTTATGGGCTGTTGAAACGCTGCAGCCTTTGACGTATTTCCTGTGAAATCCACTGGACCCAAACCTTACTTACTCCTGTTTCACTATAGACACACTGTGATTGTGGTGTCCCACAGGTGTTGTTcatgttgttgacattttgataTCATTGAACAAACTAAGTCACAAAATGTCTCATCTATGTCACATCTCCTCTAGTTGTATTCTGCTACTGTCCTTTGCCGGGACTCTTTTACGTTGTAACCCCTTTCTGCCGTTGATTCCCTTAGCACAGGTGCAGCCGTGAACAGCAGCGAgagcctccctccctcctcctccatcaacGACATCTCCTCCATGTCCACCGACCAGACCCTGGCCTCAGACACCGACAGCAGCCTGGAGACCTCCACAGGACCCCTGGGGTGTTGCAGGTGACTAGCAGCCTGCCTGCGCAACCCCATGTTCTTCCGAAGGTGAAGAAACCCCAACCGAAATGACCAActgaaaacaccaacacacGAGTAAAGatcaaaaatgaatatattaagAACGAAAACATGCGTTTATGGGAAAAACAGAATCTGAAATGATGAAATCTAAAGCCTGTGCATTGTCATTCATAAACACCAGTGGTATTTAAACTGAAGTAAATGAGATATATGTTAATGATCCTCTAGTTGCTTTGCTTATATTAGCCCACATCTCTTGTATATGGCTTccaaacaaaaatgatcaaatgcTTCAACTTGCATCTCCTATAAAGTGCATACTGGCTGGCTGCTGGTCTCTCCAATTCCTTACAAAAGCATTTCTGCTCCAATCATCGTGGCAAGGTTCGGCTGCCATTTTGCTAATCATTACTGTACAAAACGTTCTCCCTCTCCCCTGTCCCTATCAAACCCTTATGTATTGACACGGCTGTATTTTAACCTCTAGGCTTTGTCTTGGTCGCCCTCATAACCACCCAACacaacctccccccccccccccccatgtaaGGTTGCCTGAttagtgtgttttcatgtggtTATTCTGCAGGGATATGTAGTCGCTCTCACCCAGAGCGGCGCTTCCTGCGCTActtgtaaataatgtaattctGTACAGCTGAAGGGCACACAGAGTGGGACTGACGGCCAGTACACTGGGagttattattttcttcttctgattAGCGCACCTTGCCACATCACCGCTTTCCACCTCAGTTGCCCCCTGCCTATCGCTGTAGTCCTGCATGATTAGATTTAACTCAATGCTAATCTCACTGTATGCTAAAATGAGTCTGTATACAGACTTTTTGTTTATATGCGATGTAAACTAACTCAACTCCAGACGTAGGGGGTCTGGCCACATAGGATAGgacgtgtgagtgtgtgtgtgtgtgtgtgtgtgtgtgtgtgtgtgtgtgtgtgtgtgtgtgtgtgtgtgtgtgttaaccacAGGCAAGCCATTAAGACATAAGTAAATGTCAGGGCTGAGTTCGGGACTTAAAGGGTCAGTACACTCTGAAATGAATTATCTTGATTGTGCTCGGACTTCATGAAGTTAACCTTAAGGGGTTTAAGAAGTCTGATTTGTGTGTAATGTCCCTTTTATTTCTCCTGGTAGTGTATGATCggtccccccaccaccaccccacgCTGGCCCACGGCCCTGCATGTCATTGTGTACCTTTAACCCCTCATAGGCACAGCAGGTTGGTCTGTTTCGCAGTGGTGTCGCCACAAGGAGactattcttatttatttgattgtctgAAACAAGCTTTTAGAAAGGAATACAAATGATACAGTGGGTAGTTTAAAGGCGGGGGATGAGTGTTAACCTCGTAGCAATGTATCATTTTGTTCTCAAGAAAACCCATGTACATCATTGCACTACACaccgcacacaaacaaaaaatgtttttgtcaataaaacTGGATAGAGGCAACCCAACCGTTAAGCTGACTACATTATTTCTTAGCTggaagatttatttattgaattatttattttgatagaTGGAACCTGAATATGGCAAGTGCCTTTTGGAATGAAGCATTGCAAGTGCagaaattatattatttttggtaatttttcctctgcttcttctttttctgcctTAAAAACTATCCGAATCCCCAAGATAACAATGTTGGTGGAAACgtataaaaaacaatactgtTTGGCCAGATGTTGGCACTTTTACTTTAGGTTCTTGCCAGTGACAGTGACTTTTTGTGGTGTGAAATCAAATTGCTTTCTTCAGATTGTATAGCTAAAGACATACCTATGCTAGTTTTCACACGAAATGAAAGGTTTCCTACCATTTTGCATATTGATTTAATCAAATTTCTCCTCAAACTGAATCTCCATAAGATAATGTGAGCAGATTTTCTTAAACTGGGAACACTTACACTCACAGCCTACCACTGTAGGTCACTTCAAACCTTTGATATTTCACCCAGAGACAAGACCATCTGATGTCCATCCCATTCAAAACATGATATAtttaaactgctcacaacaacaacaacaacaacaacaacaacagttttaGCTACAGTTATGAATATGCAATAGCTGATTGCATTCAAGGTGTTCCTACAGCTACTAAAGCGTTTCTTTCCTTTAATGCTTTAGATACAAAACACTCAAACTAGAAGTAGGTGATCCACAGTATAGGTTGTTCACTTGTGcatgtgttatttattcttAGTTAAATCGTTCACATTATCTCGGTTTCTGCTGCCATGTTCAATGTTCTCACGCAGGCTTGTGTGGGTTTATGGGCAAAGAACCATTAACAGATGCTGggttaaaaatcacattttacaaGCAAAGGAATAATTTCTGTTCTAATAATTCTTCAGTCTGATGAAAAGACTTTCTATAAAACTGtgagctgtgtttgtttttggagaTGTCTCTCCGCTTTATGCATAGTTTGCATTGTAGATTAGATTTCCCGTCACCACTTGACAATCAGGTAACTGACAACATACAAAGATAAGATTTTACACCTTCATGAAACAAAATCTGTGTCTGTATCCAGCACGTCAAaagattatttacattattttctctttcctgcTTATGGAAACTGCATGACTCAAATGTCTGCTATTTTAGAATGATGGTTCAAAGCCAGTCATGACTTTGTTTAAACATCCTAGAGGTGTGATAACAGCACTGTTTAGTTGGACTTCTAATGTTTTTTGACAGTCTAACCGTATGTCTGGTTCAGATGCTATAGCACAGTGGTTTACTTTCTGCATGGAGCATCCTGTCGCTGTACATGCGATGTCTCAGAATGATATACATAACTTCTAATAGCTACTTTGTTAACACTCTTCCTGCCTGTGGCTTGTGTGCAGTaaacctcacacacagacttacaGTACCTTTGCAGAGCTAAGAGGGTACCTGAAGGTGGCGTCTCCAGAATAAGCTACGGCTGGCTTGGCGTTGTGTTCAGGGTCTGGCCAGGgcaatcttttaaaaaatacaggGTGCAACTTTgaaatttgttttgtgtttttgaaaatgttcagaTGAATCTCTCACAAAAAGGGGTCTAAGTGTTTTTGAGTCGACTCCTACACCACAGATACGGTATCACAGTACTGCAGTTATAACTACAGGGCATTCGAATCCATCCCAAAtacattcttcttttttcgAGTCCAAATACTGAAACATATTccgtcttttcttttctctgaatGTGATCTTTTTATAAGACATCCCTCCAGACAATTCTGTTGTAATAAAAAGGTGCTTTTGATCCTTTGTAATGCGCCTGAAATAGAGATGATTCTTACAGCCGGGTCGTCAGCACTGAATGTAGAAATGAATTGTTTCACTCACATCACTGCTGCTCTGAtttgtcatcagtgtgtgtatgtgtgattttCAAAATTAACCAGCATTCAACACAAACTGTCTGTAAGGTTGAATCGGAAGATGTGATCTGGACGGATTATTTAAGAGTTCATGCTTTtcacgtttttttctttcaattgcTTGTAAGAATGTTGATGGAGAGTCGGTACAGTCATGTGTTTGAAAGTagctcatgtgtgtgttcacgttCAGTCACATAAACCTTagaatttagaaaaatgtgtCAACTACTAATCCTGCTCCTATTTTCACAAGGGATTTAAAGTAATCTCTTGTGGATTCAGGATTCAAATTCATGTCTGTTAGCCATTTATTTGTGATCTGAAAATGGCTGATGTGTCATTCAGCCATAATGTTATTGCTGATATCACAAGTTAGGATGCATCTCGTACTCAGCTGTGCCAACATAAAATCTTTGGACTCAGTACTTGTGACCCCCAGTATATTGattttcacttctttctttCAAGTCATATTGTATATAACAACAATCcaacaatgcaataaaaactTTATTGCACTCAGACAGGGAGGCAAGCTACTGCAAGGGTCAGGAGAATCTGAAATGTTTAGAGTCTTTAAATGTGGAACTCTACGGTAAGGAAACCCTGTATAGCTCATCTGAATCAGGTGATGTTGTTCTTCAATTCTTTTACAAATTACCTTCTCTCTTGTTTCTTTTACTCTGTGCTGTTTTAATGAATCATTCTTTTGACATTGTcaggttgaaaaaataaaataaaaataaattgtatctGTTTTACGCTGATCTCAAAGCTTCAGGCTATAGCGtttcaaataaagtcaaaacaaatgcaaaagaaaaagatccaaaaaaaaatactgaaagctgttactgtaaacacaacattttaaaggaacTGTGTATGTAAAAATAGTATATGTATGtgattgaaaataaacaaaatcttTGACCTTGGACTACGTGTACctgattattttttctcctgGAGCCAGTGAGTTGATTTCTATGTATTTATAgtgtttgtttcttctccaTAGGAACCATCTGTTTAAACTGTAACAGTGACATAAAGTCCAACCTACACAAACTCTAATTCAGTTTCAGGCTGATCTAAAGGCTG from Anoplopoma fimbria isolate UVic2021 breed Golden Eagle Sablefish chromosome 14, Afim_UVic_2022, whole genome shotgun sequence encodes the following:
- the mapk10 gene encoding mitogen-activated protein kinase 10 isoform X4, producing the protein MSKSKVDNQFYSVEVGDSTFTVLKRYQNLKPIGSGAQGIVCAGYDAVLDRNVAIKKLSRPFQNQTHAKRAYRELVLMKCVNHKNIISLLNVFTPQKSLEDFQDVYLVMELMDANLCQVIQMELDHERMSYLLYQMLCGIKHLHSAGIIHRDLKPSNIVVKSDCTLKILDFGLARTAGTSFMMTPYVVTRYYRAPEVILGMGYKENVDMWSVGCIFGEVIRGTVLFSGTDHIDQWNKVIEQLGTPSPEFMKKLQPTVRNYVENRPKYAGLTFPKLFPDCLFPADSEHNKLKASQARDLLSKMLIIDPAKRISVDDALQHPYINVWYDPAEVEAPPPAIYDKQLDEREHSIDEWKELIYKEVMNFEERTKNGVVKGQPSPSAVNSSESLPPSSSINDISSMSTDQTLASDTDSSLETSTGPLGCCR
- the mapk10 gene encoding mitogen-activated protein kinase 10 isoform X3, whose product is MSKSKVDNQFYSVEVGDSTFTVLKRYQNLKPIGSGAQGIVCAGYDAVLDRNVAIKKLSRPFQNQTHAKRAYRELVLMKCVNHKNIISLLNVFTPQKSLEDFQDVYLVMELMDANLCQVIQMELDHERMSYLLYQMLCGIKHLHSAGIIHRDLKPSNIVVKSDCTLKILDFGLARTAGTSFMMTPYVVTRYYRAPEVILGMGYKENVDMWSVGCIFGEVIRGTVLFSGTDHIDQWNKVIEQLGTPSPEFMKKLQPTVRNYVENRPKYAGLTFPKLFPDCLFPADSEHNKLKASQARDLLSKMLIIDPAKRISVDDALQHPYINVWYDPAEVEAPPPAIYDKQLDEREHSIDEWKELIYKEVMNFEERTKNGVVKGQPSPSGTLTVNSSESLPPSSSINDISSMSTDQTLASDTDSSLETSTGPLGCCR